From a region of the Lactuca sativa cultivar Salinas chromosome 4, Lsat_Salinas_v11, whole genome shotgun sequence genome:
- the LOC111898728 gene encoding cytosolic sulfotransferase 5 yields the protein MSTDLLSNQNTCSHSTAINGENPISNEQEHVHNKLNGKVNDIVATLPKGKGWRGPEIFLHKGFWLPQTAIASLLMIHEYFHPKPTDIFLAAFMKCGTTWLRALMFATANRHRYKISDHPLHHTGPHGVFPSLDAQIFLEYPVSKFDNLPSPRLFATHFAHNLLPTSMTSPSSTCKFVYVCRDPKDALISKWHFMSKIRSKELTPISFNEAYELFCNGISEYGPFWEHVLGYWKASQESPEKILFLKYEDMKRGPSVEMKKLAAFMGMPFTAQEEEAGVVEEIVKLCSFENLSNFAVNKDGVQTFRAQVVVENRNFFRKGNVGDWENYLTEEMRDRIDSITETRLKGSGLALGLTHKA from the coding sequence ATGTCGACGGACCTCCTTTCCAACCAAAATACATGCTCCCACTCCACAGCCATTAATGGCGAAAACCCAATCTCAAACGAACAAGAACACGTCCACAACAAGCTCAATGGAAAGGTAAACGACATTGTTGCAACTCTACCAAAAGGCAAAGGTTGGAGGGGCCCTGAAATCTTTCTACACAAAGGTTTCTGGTTGCCCCAAACAGCTATCGCGAGCTTATTAATGATCCACGAATACTTCCATCCAAAGCCCACCGACATCTTCCTCGCAGCTTTCATGAAGTGTGGAACCACCTGGCTTAGAGCTCTCATGTTCGCCACCGCCAACCGCCACCGTTACAAGATCTCcgatcatcctcttcatcacacCGGACCCCACGGTGTCTTCCCTTCCCTCGACGCTCAAATCTTTCTTGAGTATCCTGTAAGTAAGTTCGACAATCTCCCTTCCCCTCGACTGTTTGCTACACACTTTGCTCATAACTTGTTACCGACCTCGATGACATCACCATCGTCGACATGCAAGTTTGTGTACGTGTGTAGGGATCCAAAAGATGCACTCATTTCCAAGTGGCATTTCATGAGCAAAATCAGGTCGAAGGAACTCACACCCATTTCGTTTAATGAAGCTTACGAGCTCTTTTGCAATGGAATCTCCGAATACGGACCATTTTGGGAGCATGTGTTGGGGTACTGGAAAGCAAGCCAGGAATCGCCAGAGAAGATCTTGTTCTTGAAGTATGAGGATATGAAGAGGGGACCATCTGTGGAGATGAAGAAGTTGGCGGCGTTTATGGGAATGCCATTTACTGCTCAGGAGGAGGAGGCAGGAGTGGTGGAAGAGATTGTGAAGCTGTGTAGTTTTGAGAATTTGAGTAACTTTGCGGTGAATAAGGATGGTGTTCAGACGTTTAGGGCGCAGGTGGTGGTTGAGAATCGGAATTTTTTCAGGAAAGGAAATGTGGGAGATTGGGAAAATTACTTGACTGAGGAGATGAGAGACCGGATTGATTCAATCACTGAAACCAGATTGAAGGGTTCAGGGTTGGCACTTGGTCTCACGCACAAAgcttaa